A window of Epinephelus lanceolatus isolate andai-2023 chromosome 3, ASM4190304v1, whole genome shotgun sequence genomic DNA:
GGTATGGCTCCTGTCCAGATGTTTATTTAGTCACGGTTGACTCCTGCACCTTTTGTTGCCACTTCAGCTGTGTTGACACTGCAGTGCTGTTTTATATGCGTTTATGAATGTGCAGGACGTTGTTACAGAGGGGGCAGGAATGCTCCACATCCTTGCAGTTATTCACGCAGAAGGGGATACAGCAGCAAAACCAGCACCTGATGGAGTATTGGAATAAAATCACTACAATACttcatcattcaaaaataaGAAATTTTTAGTTGAATTAACTTGAAATGAAGTCAATTCAGCTTAATTTTTCTGTTGGATATTTTCTACTCACAAGAATATTGTTAAGATGCCACAGATCAGCCAGGTGAGCAAACCAATTTTGTGCTCAGTTTTAGTGATTACTGTGTTCTGGCAATAAGGACACAACATCTGTCCAGGAACTTCAGTCGGCATCGGCTGCACCATCACCACCGGGGTCACTGTTAGGGAGACACCAAATACTCTGTAGCACCTACACCTGACATTAACAATCCACACCAACCAGTCACTGGACTCGAAGCTCTCTTACCATGTTCTTCAAATTCAAAGTTATTTTAACTTGTGAGAAACAGTTGGAGAGAGACACTCAAGAGGCTGAGGTTGTTGTGGGCTGTACAGGTAAAGATATGAGGAGACTTGAGCTTGAGTAAGGTTTAAAGAACAGAATGACGATCAAGCTGCCAGAAAGCTCTTACCACATGGACTAAAATGACAGGAAAAATTCTTGAAAAGCTTCTTTACACTAAAACATGCAGATAACATGATAAAGTTGAAGGTCCCTGATTTCTTACCAGGCTGGAAGACTCCCGTGTTGTAGACCTCCTGCGGTGCTGGCATTCCCGGAAGAGGTCCTTGATATTTTTCCATGCTAAATCgacaggaaaaaaagcaaaaaataacCGAAGTAAGCCTTGTAATCTGAAAATCAGTTCTGATCTCTCTGAATTAGGCAGAGGACAGATGATGAACACAGCAGGTTGGGTGATTCAAATGTGGGACGGAGTCGGACTCAGATTGAAACCCGGAATCTCAGCTAACTGTTTTTGCACCATCTCTTCTCTCTAAAGTGTGAAAACTTGCTAATCAGGTTGGAGAGCTTGTTTAAGCAGTTAAATAATTCATTGTAACTCTCTTTAGTGTTCACACAAGCGCACTGGTTTGGTGACATTGCATTTCTATATTCGTTTCACTTTTGACTATTGTAGAGACACGTGGTACTCCAAAAGTCCCTGCTGTTACATGGCCAACAGTTCCATTCCTCTGTTGGTCAGATTTATGTAAATTGTACTTTTATCTCACTGTTTTCACAAACAAATACCAAGTGTCCAAAAGTCACAATGGTATATTTTATCAGTACACATTCTGACTTGCCGGAGTAGGAAAAACAGTAACTGTTAACGAAGGCTTGGTGCCTCAGTCAGTCATGACAGTGGAAGTGGCAGTGGTGATTATTAGCGGGCCCACCCACAGAAAT
This region includes:
- the LOC117255987 gene encoding lipopolysaccharide-induced tumor necrosis factor-alpha factor homolog; this encodes MDDFEHDFEEFLVADTDPEPYLFEPEHTDEELHVLDAERARREAECTEWDLVLLLPSLGRYIIRRKSAAESASQGVKLRLLFLADDGSGSFSPVACMEKYQGPLPGMPAPQEVYNTGVFQPVTPVVMVQPMPTEVPGQMLCPYCQNTVITKTEHKIGLLTWLICGILTIFLCWFCCCIPFCVNNCKDVEHSCPLCNNVLHIHKRI